TGCTCGACGGTCAGCTGTGCCGGGTGCTGGCCGTTGAGGCCGTGCCCGACGTGGTAATCGAAAACCGGGCCCCCGGCAAGGTGCTGTTTGTGCGCGCTGGGCAGCCGGTGGTTGTCTGCGGCACGGGCCTGCTGCGCCTCACCGCGCTGCGCACCGAGGCCGGGGCCGACGCCCTGCCGCTGCGGCAGTTTCGGTCGCGCTTCGGGTAGGCCGGGGCCCCGGCGTACCTTTGCGGCCCGCATGGACGCTCCGATTCCCTTTAATAAGCCGTATTTCTCTGGCAACGAAACCTGCTACATCGAGCAAGCGGTGCGCTCGGGCAAGATTTCCGGCGATGGGCAGTTCACCCAGCGGGCCCACGCCTACTTTGAGCAGGCGTGGGGATTTGCCAAGGCGCTGCTGACGACTTCCTGCACCGACGCGCTGGAAATGGCGGCCCTGCTACTCGACATTCAGCCCGGCGATGAGGTAATTGTGCCGGCCTTTACGTTTGTGAGCACGGCCAACGCCTTTGTGCTGCGGGGCGCTAAAATTGTCTTTGCCGACAGCACAGCCCTGAACCCCAACCTCGACGCCGGGGCCCTGGAAGCCCTCGTCACGCCCCGCACCCGGGCCATTGTGCCGGTGCACTACGCCGGCATTGCCTGCGACATGGGCGCCGTGCTGGCCGTGGCCCAGCGCCACGGCCTGGCGGTGGTGGAAGACGCGGCCCACGCCATCGACAGCTTTTACGACGGCCAGCGGCTGGGCACGCTGGGGGCCCTGGCGGCCTTCTCGTTTCACGAAACCAAAAATATCATTGCCGGCGAAGGCGGTTTGCTGGCCCTCAACGACCTGCAGTTTGCACGGCGGGCCGAGATTATTCGCGAGAAGGGCACCACGCGGTCGGCCTTTTTTCGGGGCGAGGCCACGGAATACAACTGGGTAGACGTAGGCTCGTCGTTCCTGCCGTCGGAGCTGACGGCGGCGTACCTCTGGGCGCAGATTGAAAACCTGGCCGACATCCAGCGGCAGCGCACGGCCCTGTGGGACCAATACTACGCCGCCCTGGCCCCGCTGGAAGCCCTGGGCGTGGGCCTGCCCGCGCTGCCAGCCTACGCCACCAACAACGGCCACCTGTTTTACCTCGTGTGCCGCGACCGGGCCGAGCGCGACGCTCTGATTGCGCACCTGGGGCAGCGGGGTATTCTGGCCGTTTTCCATTACCGGGCCCTGCACCGCAGCCCGTACTACGCCGCGCGGCACGACGGCCGGGCCCTGGCCTGGGCCGAGCACTACACCGAGTGCCTGGTGCGCCTGCCGCTGTTTTACGAGCTGAGCGCCACCGACCAGGAGCGCGTCGTCGCGGGCGTCCTCAATTTCTACCACCGCCGCTAATCCTTCCGCATGGCGCGTATTCTATTCTTCACTCCGTACCCGGCCGGCCGGGCCCCGTCGCAGCGGTTTCGCTTCGAGCAATACCTGAGCCTGCTGGCGGCCCACGGACACCAGTACCGGCTTGCCCCGTTTTGGTCGGTGGCTACGTGGAACATTTTATACCAGCCCGGGCACACCGCGGCCAAAATACTGGGCCTGCTAAGTGGGTTTGGCCGGCGGCTGGGACTATTGTTGGCGGTGCCCGCCTACGATTTTGTGTTCATTCACCGCGAAGCGGCCCCAGTGGGTCCTCCGATATTCGAGTGGCTCATTGCCAAAGGGTTGAGCAAGAGGATTGTTTACGATTTTGACGATGCCATCTGGATGCAAGATCCCGCGGGCGAGCAGGGCCTCCTGGGCCGGTTGAAGTGGCCGCAAAAAGTGGGAGCCATTTGCCGGTGGGCTTACAAGGTGAGTTGCGGCAATGCGTACCTAGCTGACTACGCCCGCCAATTCAACGCCCATACTATGGTCAACCCTACGACGCTGGACACCGACTTATTGCACAACCGCGTCCGGGACCAGGCCCCTGCTGGCCCGCCCGTCATCGGCTGGACCGGTACCCACACCACGCTGCGCCACCTGGATTTGGTGTGGCCCGTGCTGGAGCGGCTGGAGCGTGAAGGGCAAGCGTTTGTGTTTCACGTCATCTCCAACGCGCCGCCCGCGCATATGGGGCTGCGCAGCCTGCGCTACTCGCCTTGGCGCAAGCAAAGCGAGATTGCGGATTTGTTGCAGTTTAACTTCGGCCTGATGCCGCTCGTAGACGACCCGTGGGCCCGGGGCAAGTGCGCTTTCAAAGCCTTGCAGTACATGGCGCTGGGCATGCCGGCGCTGGTGTCGCCGGTTGGCATGAACACGGAAGTAGTGCAGGACGGAACCAATGGATTTGTGTGCGCCACCGACGAAGAATGGTACCAGTCCCTGCGTCGGCTGCTGGCCAGCCCGCCCGAGCGGGTGCGACAGGGCGCGGCGGCCCGCCGTACCATCGTGGAGCATTATTCGGTGGCTTCTAACACCGCCAATTTCCTGAGCCTGTTCCAATAAAATCAGCCGAAAAATGGCCGCCCCTAAATTGTACTGCTAAACGCTATAAAACATGCCCATCTCTGCTAACGGGCCCGCTACGATGCCGGGGGCCTTGGTTATCTCCTTGGATTTTGAAATTAATTGGGGCGTGCGCGACCAGCAAACCCTAGCTCAGTACGGGCCCAATCTGCTGGGCGTGCGGCAAGCGGTGCCCGCCATGCTGGCGCTATTTGCTGAGTACGGCTTGCACGCGACGTGGGCCACGGTGGGTTTGCTATTTTTTAGCACCAAAGCCGAAATGATGGCTAACTTGCCCGCGGTGCGCCCCACCTACGACGACCCCAACCTCTCGCCCTACGGCGTACTCGGCCAAGTAGGGGAAGACGAAGCACGGGACCCTTACCATTTTGGTCAAACGCTGATCAATCAAATTCGCGCTACGCCCGGCCAGGAGCTGGCCTCCCATACGTTCTGCCACTACTACTGCTTGGAGCGGGGCCAAACCGCGGAAGCTTTCCGCCACGACTTACAGGCGGCCGTGCGCGTGGCAGGCGCACAGCAGCTCAGCCTCAAAAGCCTG
This genomic stretch from Hymenobacter sp. PAMC 26628 harbors:
- the rffA gene encoding dTDP-4-amino-4,6-dideoxygalactose transaminase, which codes for MDAPIPFNKPYFSGNETCYIEQAVRSGKISGDGQFTQRAHAYFEQAWGFAKALLTTSCTDALEMAALLLDIQPGDEVIVPAFTFVSTANAFVLRGAKIVFADSTALNPNLDAGALEALVTPRTRAIVPVHYAGIACDMGAVLAVAQRHGLAVVEDAAHAIDSFYDGQRLGTLGALAAFSFHETKNIIAGEGGLLALNDLQFARRAEIIREKGTTRSAFFRGEATEYNWVDVGSSFLPSELTAAYLWAQIENLADIQRQRTALWDQYYAALAPLEALGVGLPALPAYATNNGHLFYLVCRDRAERDALIAHLGQRGILAVFHYRALHRSPYYAARHDGRALAWAEHYTECLVRLPLFYELSATDQERVVAGVLNFYHRR
- a CDS encoding glycosyltransferase family 4 protein, with product MARILFFTPYPAGRAPSQRFRFEQYLSLLAAHGHQYRLAPFWSVATWNILYQPGHTAAKILGLLSGFGRRLGLLLAVPAYDFVFIHREAAPVGPPIFEWLIAKGLSKRIVYDFDDAIWMQDPAGEQGLLGRLKWPQKVGAICRWAYKVSCGNAYLADYARQFNAHTMVNPTTLDTDLLHNRVRDQAPAGPPVIGWTGTHTTLRHLDLVWPVLERLEREGQAFVFHVISNAPPAHMGLRSLRYSPWRKQSEIADLLQFNFGLMPLVDDPWARGKCAFKALQYMALGMPALVSPVGMNTEVVQDGTNGFVCATDEEWYQSLRRLLASPPERVRQGAAARRTIVEHYSVASNTANFLSLFQ
- a CDS encoding polysaccharide deacetylase family protein; this translates as MPISANGPATMPGALVISLDFEINWGVRDQQTLAQYGPNLLGVRQAVPAMLALFAEYGLHATWATVGLLFFSTKAEMMANLPAVRPTYDDPNLSPYGVLGQVGEDEARDPYHFGQTLINQIRATPGQELASHTFCHYYCLERGQTAEAFRHDLQAAVRVAGAQQLSLKSLVFPRNQYNADYLAICQEAGISSYRGNEQSWIYKERSEEQQSLYKRGARLLDAYLNLSGQHTARWADMAASFPYNIPASRFLRPWSGRLKPLEGLRLRRILQGMEHAARTGEVFHLWWHPHNFGANLAENMAVLRRIADHFRYLETRYGMETLGMADVVTRLPSLPNLPAA